A region from the uncultured Holophaga sp. genome encodes:
- a CDS encoding NAD(P)-dependent oxidoreductase, with product MKNIGIFGLGIIGSAWAQRYAAAGCLAGTWNRSPRPEAPGWRASALELARASEVLQIVVADPAAVEAVLEQVLPALGPGKTLIQSSTIDPDSSERFAARVRATGAVHVEAPFTGSKPAALSGKTVFFLGGETADLDAVEPVLACLSEVRLRAGTVRQAATIKLAMNLNLAIQMQGFCESLDFARRAGISDDLFFQVLGRNMGHSPLIDLKEPKLREGDFSPQFSVKHMAKDTRLAAGAATVAYPLLESAKSQLEKAQAEGWGEEDYISAIRLLGR from the coding sequence ATGAAAAATATCGGCATCTTCGGACTGGGGATCATCGGCAGCGCCTGGGCTCAGCGCTATGCAGCGGCTGGCTGCCTGGCGGGCACCTGGAACCGCTCGCCGCGTCCCGAGGCTCCGGGCTGGAGGGCCTCGGCCCTGGAACTGGCCCGGGCCAGTGAAGTCCTCCAGATCGTGGTCGCCGATCCGGCGGCGGTGGAGGCCGTGCTGGAGCAGGTGCTGCCCGCCCTGGGGCCCGGGAAGACCCTGATCCAGTCCAGCACCATCGACCCCGACAGCAGCGAGCGCTTCGCCGCCCGCGTCCGGGCGACCGGTGCAGTGCATGTGGAGGCGCCCTTCACCGGAAGCAAGCCCGCTGCCCTCTCAGGCAAGACGGTCTTCTTCCTGGGCGGTGAGACCGCGGATCTGGATGCGGTCGAGCCTGTCCTGGCCTGCCTCTCGGAAGTGAGGCTCCGGGCGGGTACCGTGCGTCAGGCGGCCACCATCAAGCTGGCCATGAACCTCAACCTGGCCATCCAGATGCAGGGCTTCTGCGAGAGCCTGGACTTCGCCCGGCGGGCCGGGATCTCCGATGACCTCTTCTTCCAGGTTCTGGGGCGCAACATGGGACACTCCCCCCTGATTGACCTCAAGGAGCCCAAGCTGAGAGAGGGTGACTTTTCGCCCCAGTTCTCCGTGAAGCACATGGCCAAGGACACCCGCCTGGCTGCAGGCGCGGCCACGGTGGCCTATCCCCTGCTGGAATCCGCCAAGTCGCAGCTTGAGAAGGCCCAGGCCGAGGGCTGGGGTGAGGAGGACTACATCTCGGCGATCCGGCTGCTGGGGCGCTGA
- a CDS encoding tRNA threonylcarbamoyladenosine dehydratase — MLHARSRTERLLGAQALERLRGSRVAIFGVGGVGSHAAEALVRGGVGHFLLVDHDCICLTNLNRQLHATQATLGQYKVEAMKARMLEIDPTARIDTLCDFYNPGKAESMIPEGLDYILDCIDTVTGKLDLIQEAKRREIPIISAMGAGNKLDPTAFEVTDLAKTLNCPLAKVMRKELRKRGIRHLKVVYSQEEALVPDKGEDGDCPPDCQCPKKGEAPITSRRQTPGSVSFVPAVVGMIMAGEVIKDMIKGK, encoded by the coding sequence ATGCTCCATGCGCGCTCAAGGACGGAACGGCTGCTGGGGGCGCAGGCGCTGGAGAGGCTCCGGGGCAGCCGGGTGGCCATCTTCGGCGTGGGGGGTGTGGGGAGCCATGCTGCCGAGGCCCTGGTGCGGGGCGGGGTGGGCCACTTCCTCCTGGTGGACCACGACTGCATCTGCCTGACCAACCTCAACCGGCAGCTCCATGCCACCCAGGCTACCCTGGGGCAGTACAAGGTGGAGGCCATGAAGGCCCGCATGCTGGAGATCGATCCCACAGCCCGGATCGACACGCTATGCGACTTCTACAACCCCGGGAAGGCGGAGTCCATGATCCCCGAGGGCCTGGACTACATCCTGGACTGCATCGATACCGTCACCGGCAAGCTGGATCTGATCCAGGAGGCTAAGCGCCGCGAGATCCCCATCATCAGTGCCATGGGGGCGGGCAACAAGCTCGATCCCACGGCCTTCGAGGTCACCGACCTCGCCAAGACCCTCAACTGCCCTCTGGCCAAGGTGATGCGCAAGGAACTCCGCAAGCGGGGTATCCGGCACCTCAAGGTGGTCTATTCCCAGGAAGAGGCCCTGGTTCCCGACAAGGGGGAGGACGGCGACTGCCCTCCGGACTGCCAGTGCCCCAAGAAGGGCGAAGCCCCCATCACCTCGAGGCGCCAGACCCCTGGCAGTGTCTCCTTTGTGCCTGCGGTGGTCGGCATGATCATGGCCGGCGAGGTGATCAAGGATATGATAAAGGGTAAATAA
- a CDS encoding thioredoxin family protein: protein MPRPPILPLIDWETVFRSGKSFPDWIGSAEFPDKAAQITAGLQALSLEPRVQGFMQHLDRPVRVLAIAEDWCGDVVRHVPALRALEMAGPDLEVRFITREQWPGVFARFLTNGGEAIPKFIFLNASWVECGHWGPMPDSCRELIARGKAAGDGAGARQRVAARYAADPLLREVIAELLHGIDIAATGQV, encoded by the coding sequence ATGCCCAGACCCCCCATCCTTCCCCTCATTGACTGGGAGACCGTCTTCAGGTCCGGCAAGTCTTTCCCGGACTGGATAGGCTCCGCAGAGTTCCCTGACAAGGCCGCACAGATCACCGCGGGGCTGCAGGCCCTCTCCCTGGAGCCCCGGGTGCAGGGCTTCATGCAGCACCTTGACCGTCCGGTCCGGGTGCTGGCCATCGCCGAGGACTGGTGCGGGGATGTGGTGCGCCACGTGCCCGCCCTCCGCGCCCTTGAGATGGCAGGGCCGGACCTGGAGGTCCGCTTCATCACCCGGGAGCAGTGGCCCGGGGTCTTCGCCCGCTTTCTCACCAACGGAGGAGAGGCCATCCCCAAGTTCATCTTCCTGAACGCCTCCTGGGTGGAGTGCGGCCACTGGGGGCCCATGCCGGACAGCTGCCGGGAGCTCATCGCCAGGGGCAAGGCCGCGGGAGACGGCGCGGGGGCCCGTCAGCGGGTGGCCGCGCGCTACGCCGCTGACCCCCTGCTCCGGGAGGTGATCGCGGAGCTGCTGCACGGCATCGACATCGCCGCCACCGGGCAGGTCTGA